The following are encoded together in the Kwoniella europaea PYCC6329 chromosome 1, complete sequence genome:
- a CDS encoding ribosomal protein L22, whose translation MVSTHSQATTEDEDAEKEDYHDRESVRYASAHVVAGNPEKFAKARGEYVRTHFKNMREVAAALSGMNLKKAYTYLADVQDHKQIIPFRRFAGGIGRASQAKQFKTTKGRWPEKSVQFILRLLKNAESNADAKDLEVEDLIIKNIVVQQAPKTRRRTYRAHGRINPYQGHPCHIEIILSTPSSEVPRAKDLDVTSSSKKGKTVAAIEA comes from the exons ATGGTCAGTACACATTCTCAAGCAACGacagaagacgaagatgcgGAAAAGGAGGATTATCATGATAGAGAATCG GTTCGATACGCCTCTGCCCACGTCGTCGCCGGCAACCCTGAGAAGT TCGCCAAGGCTCGAGGAGAGTATGTCCGAACTCACTTCAAGAACATGCGAGAGGTTGCCGCTGCTCTTTCAG GTATGAACCTTAAGAAAGCCTACACCTACCTTGCCGATGTTCAAGACCACAAACAAATCATCCCCTTCAGACGTTTCGCCGGTGGTATTGGTCGAGCTTCCCAAGCTAAGCAATTCAAGACTACCAAGG GACGATGGCCCGAGAAGTCTGTTCAATTCATCCTCCGTCTCCTTAAAAACGCCGAATCCAACGCCGATGCCAAGGATCTCGAAGTTGAGGatttgatcatcaagaaCATCGTTGTCCAACAAGCTCCTAAGACCCGACGAAGAACCTACAGAGCTCACGGTAGAAT CAACCCATACCAAGGTCACCCATGTCACATCGAGATCATCCTTTCCACCCCTTCATCCGAAGTCCCCCGAGCCAAGGACCTCGACGTCACCTCCAGCTCCAAGAAGGGAAAGACCGTTGCCGCCATCGAAGCTTAA